CTGTCCCGACCAGGCGGCAAAGCCGGTCGAAGGCGAGGACTACTACGGATTCGACCTCGATTACTGCAAGGGCTGTGGGATCTGTGAGGAAGTCTGCCCGACTGACGCCATCGAGATGGTTCGGGAGGTGAAGTGAGATGGCCAAAGCAGAACAGAACCCCTCTGACGAGCAGGAGGTCATGAAGGGTACCTCGGCCGTGGCGAAAGGTGTCATGGCCGCAGACCCCGACGTCGTCTCGGCGTACCCGATCACGCCCCAGACAGGGGTCGTCGAGAAGCTCTCGGAACTGGTTGCCGACGGCCAACTCGACAGCGAGTTCATCAAGGTCGACAGCGAATTCAACGCCGCTTCGACGTGTATTGGCGCGTCGGCCGCTGGCGCACGAGCCTTCTCGGCGACGTCCAGTCAGGGCCTGAAACTGATGAGCGAACCGCTGTTTACGGCGGCTGGCATGCGCCTGCCGATCGTGATGGCGGTCGCCAACCGGTCGCTGTCGGCCCCGCTGTCGATCTGGGCCGACCACACCGACGCCTTCGCCGAGCGGGACGGCGGCATGCTGCAGTTCCACGCCGAGGACGTCCAGGAAGCCATCGACCACGTGCTGATGGGCTTTCGGGTCGCCGAGCAGGTCAACCTGCCCGTCCTCTCGAACTTCGACGGGTTCATCCTGACCCACGTTCAGGAACCCGCGGACATCCCCAGCGAAGAGGAGGTCAGCGAGTTCCTGCCCCCGCGTGACCCCGAGTTCACCCTCGACCCGTCGGATCCGAAGACGATGGGTGCTTTCGCCCGGCCCGAACACTGGACGGAAACACGGTACGCGATCCAGGAAGCGATGATGGAGTCGAAAGACGTCTGGGCCCAGACCGTCCAGGAGTTCAAGGAGGTCTTTGGCCGGGACTACACCGAGTACAACGGGATGCTCGACACCTACCACGGCGATGCTGATTACCTGCTCGTGGCGCTGGGCTCGATCTGCGGGACGATCCGCGGTGTCATCGACGAGTACCGCGCCGAGGGTGTCGACGTCGGCCTCGTCCGACCACGCGTCCACCGCCCGTTCCCGACCGAAGAGCTGCGAGAGGCCTTGGGCGATGCCGAAGCCGTCGGCGTCCTGACCAAGGAGATGTCGCCCGGCTACGAGAGTGCGCTGGCCGGCGAGATCAAGGGCACGCTGTATCACGCCGAGAACCAGCCCCCGATCAAGAGCTTCGTCATCGGCATGGCTGGCCGAGACGTCAACGCCCCGGAGATCGGGACGATGATCGAGGAAACCATGGAAGCATCGGCCCCGATGACCTTCGAAGAGCAGGAATCGTGGCCCCAGCTGCGTGAGGAAATCCTCAACGGAGGCGATCAGTAATGAGTTCAGACCTGCAAGATCAGGACTTCACCGACGAGGTGGAACACGGCGAGGAACTGTGGAACCCGGGCCATCGCGCCTGTGCCGGGTGTGGTCCCGCCCTGGCGATGAAATACATCACCGAGGCGGCCGGACCGAATACGATCGTCACGAACGCCACGGGGTGTATGGAGGTCGTCTCGACGCCGTTCCCCGAGAGTTCCTGGGGGACGAGCTACATCCACAACATCTTCGAAAACGCTGCCTCGGTGGCCGCCGGCGTCGAGGCCGCCTACCAGTCGTTCGACCGCCGGGATCCCGATCACCTCGATGTCAGCGACGAGGACGACCTCAACATCATCGCGATCGGTGGCGACGGTGCCACGGCCGACATTGGCTTCCGTGCCCTGTCTGGCATGATGGAACGTGGGCACGACGTCACCTACATCATGTACGACAACGAGGCGTACATGAACACGGGCGTCCAGCGCTCCAGTCAGACGCCACTGGGCGCGTCGACGACGACCTCGCCGGCGGGGACAGAGAGCATCGGGAACGACACCAACAAGAAGGACATGGCTTCGATCGCGGCCGACCACGGCGTCGAGTACGTCGCGACGGCCTCGATTTCGAACCCCCACGACTTCAAGCAGAAAGTCGAGAAGGCCCTTGAGATCGACGGGCCGAAGTTCCTGCACGTCTACTCGCCGTGTCCGGTCGGGTGGAGCTACGAGTCCTCGAAGACGGTCGAACTCGCCGAGCTAGCCGTCGAAACGGGGCTGTTCCCGGTCTTCGAGATGGAGAACGGCGAGATCACTAACGTCAACAAGATCAGCGACCGCAAGCCCGTCCGGGAGTGGCTCGAAACCCAGGGTCGCTTCAAGCACCTCTTCGAAGGCGAAGAGGGAGAGGAAACGATCGAAGCACTCCAAGAGTGGATCGACGGTCGGGCCGAAGACCTCGGTCTCGACGCCTGAGCTGACCCCCAATCAGTCGCGTCTATTTTCCTTTTTGTCGTCTCCGGAGAGCGTCCCGACCCACTCGTGTATCGCGCTGGCCACCACGGCTCCACCGGCACGGACGGGCGCCTGCCACTATCAGTATGTGAAACGGTGGTAGAAGAATATATATGCATCATCTTTTAAGATACGTGTATGGTTGATGCTCACACGCGGAAGCTTCGTGCTGTGGTTTCATTCCAGCTCCTGCACGTGATTTGGCAGGCTGTACTTCCCGTGGTTGCCCCGCCGTCACTGTACCCAATCCTGGCCGGTGGTGGGTTCGTCCTCGCGAGTATGGTACTCGGCTATGCGTTTCTCGACCAGCGGCGACGGATCGAATCGCTCTCGAAGACACGCGAGACGTTACGCTCGCGAGTAACAGAACTCGAAGACGAGCGGACGAGCCTCGAAGAGCAACTCGCCGATGCCCGGACGGAACTCGAAGCGCTTCGTTCGAGAGGCGAGCGGGGACCCCAGTCTGGAGTCACGGCGCTGACCCCGGATGGTGGCGTCGCCGCCACGAGCGTCGACTCCATCGAGGATATCGACGAGTACCTATCTCAGAGTGCAACAACGGCCAAAGCGGCCAGCGATGGAGATCTCACGGTTCGGCTCGACGCCGAGACGCCTTCGGAGGCACTCAACGAACTCGCAACCGAGTTCAACGCGATGGCGGCCGCCTTCGAGCAAACGATCGAAACAGCGGGGGACTTCAGTGGTG
The sequence above is drawn from the Halorhabdus sp. CBA1104 genome and encodes:
- a CDS encoding pyruvate ferredoxin oxidoreductase, producing the protein MAKAEQNPSDEQEVMKGTSAVAKGVMAADPDVVSAYPITPQTGVVEKLSELVADGQLDSEFIKVDSEFNAASTCIGASAAGARAFSATSSQGLKLMSEPLFTAAGMRLPIVMAVANRSLSAPLSIWADHTDAFAERDGGMLQFHAEDVQEAIDHVLMGFRVAEQVNLPVLSNFDGFILTHVQEPADIPSEEEVSEFLPPRDPEFTLDPSDPKTMGAFARPEHWTETRYAIQEAMMESKDVWAQTVQEFKEVFGRDYTEYNGMLDTYHGDADYLLVALGSICGTIRGVIDEYRAEGVDVGLVRPRVHRPFPTEELREALGDAEAVGVLTKEMSPGYESALAGEIKGTLYHAENQPPIKSFVIGMAGRDVNAPEIGTMIEETMEASAPMTFEEQESWPQLREEILNGGDQ
- a CDS encoding thiamine pyrophosphate-dependent enzyme, whose protein sequence is MSSDLQDQDFTDEVEHGEELWNPGHRACAGCGPALAMKYITEAAGPNTIVTNATGCMEVVSTPFPESSWGTSYIHNIFENAASVAAGVEAAYQSFDRRDPDHLDVSDEDDLNIIAIGGDGATADIGFRALSGMMERGHDVTYIMYDNEAYMNTGVQRSSQTPLGASTTTSPAGTESIGNDTNKKDMASIAADHGVEYVATASISNPHDFKQKVEKALEIDGPKFLHVYSPCPVGWSYESSKTVELAELAVETGLFPVFEMENGEITNVNKISDRKPVREWLETQGRFKHLFEGEEGEETIEALQEWIDGRAEDLGLDA